DNA sequence from the Acidobacteriota bacterium genome:
GAAGTCGAGCCCGATCTCGGAGTCGGTGAACGCGGGCACGTAGACCGGCACGCCGCGGCGCCAGGCCGAGGACAACACGCCGCGGACCGGCGAGACGTCTTCGTCGGCTTCGGTCAGCCACCGCCCGAACGCCTCGTTCATCAGGCGCGAGCAAACGACCTCGCCCTCGGGCCACCGCTCCAGGACCGAGTGGACGATCAACTCGACCCGATCCAGGTTGCTCTCCAGTTCCAGTGTGTCGTAGATCCGGTCGTAGCCGGAGTAGTACGCGCTGCGGTCGTCGAGCTTGCCCGGCGGCGCCTTGAAGTGGATCATCCCGGCGGATTCGACGAAGCCGTGGACCATCAGCGCCCCGGTGCAGACGATCGCGTCGAGAAGCCCGTGGTCGATCATGTCGCACAGGACCAGTCCCTGCTTCGCCGCGGTCATCGCGCCGGTGAACGTGCCGACGACCAGGCAGTCCGGATCCTCCGCCATCACCTGGAGCACATCCGCCGCCTCGCCGAGCTGACGGCCACCGAAGGAAGTCGACTTCATCGCCGCCAGCAGGTCCGAGAAGGAACCGACGGCACTCAGATCGAGCGGCGCGAGCGGTTCCAGTCCCTTCCCATCGGCGAACTCTGCCGG
Encoded proteins:
- a CDS encoding deoxyhypusine synthase family protein, translated to MNDPMRKSPGDARRPAEFADGKGLEPLAPLDLSAVGSFSDLLAAMKSTSFGGRQLGEAADVLQVMAEDPDCLVVGTFTGAMTAAKQGLVLCDMIDHGLLDAIVCTGALMVHGFVESAGMIHFKAPPGKLDDRSAYYSGYDRIYDTLELESNLDRVELIVHSVLERWPEGEVVCSRLMNEAFGRWLTEADEDVSPVRGVLSSAWRRGVPVYVPAFTDSEIGLDFALFNRARRRRGEAPLRFDPFLDLEHYTELVARAKRLGIFTVGGGVPRNWAQQVAPYLEAAARRAGEDAPPKRFRYGVRICPEPEHWGGLSGCGYSEGVSWGKFVPVEEGGRFAEVPADATLVWPLLVAGVLERMGLR